Proteins found in one Populus alba chromosome 14, ASM523922v2, whole genome shotgun sequence genomic segment:
- the LOC118062600 gene encoding kinesin-like protein KIN-14T, giving the protein MDSRKPVRNLAESLHSLLGIKANLTSNWVKSVCDIIKTLPSEKSVEMQPTNSDINEDDEDDDDCSAISKIKDERTVLTNHINQLNIKRRQILNEFLDLKGNIRVFCRIRPFTSGENCGHLRPVVASDSNKVVLKLTDSKSKSYNFDKVLHPGSSQDEVFTEVEPIIKSVLDGYNACIFAYGQTGTGKTFTMEGDEDAPGIVPRAMEALFKQAVDSNHAFLISFSMLEIYMGNLKDLLVPKPTKATDPMPPCLSIQTDPTGGVEIDNLVAIKVNDFNQALRLYRLGCRFRSTASTNSNLTSSRSHCMIRVAITCFNAPERRRETNKIWLVDLGGSERVLKTKAWGKRLNEGKAINLSLSALGNVISALQRKKHHIPYRNSKLTQVLKDSLGNDSKTIMLVHVSPKEEDLCETICSLNFATRVKGVHLGNEGTIEAKEKKEVAMANLQQKMKHIEDEWLLARSDIEILNKKLENLTGTSASSEEQMEAYHSSIEEPLTKSRIVDITASPLSKLPRFMRPTICSRRKSGTRYQTSEGRDGTVLARRRRPTFHRAESVSFPVKDHSENNSDHSFSRSSCLAGLNMKDSTDDATEYSQDTTESGFKFNGLHEQERAPRNLISQKAGISHIQKNSSRQMNKINCVKFSKIDSWLHLQKSESTLSGCTQRKKRVLAVPIPEKKHKSTVESKADNFFDENVHDYAYAKQVVSHDKINDLATTGAVGKPISEAVMENPLKMLKDLFNEDSRSDVTSLLQTTGGETMVQKLQLSVGDVLAGDSEYDTFSPQDGCFPSLEECEDGNSVNDMSTTKAPEGKIQCSDYFLLKISGRSECCPSELFTTSVCSIRDSGVSFAMLELESSCQQAPTESNMEDSERQGFYSFQSLAKETRHGLLQLNSALFMNSENHENLAVTFGKPEGKLQNTGICHLVKQKIEILCSSALLGLGLYDLGFDHDFFYGLML; this is encoded by the exons ATGGATTCAAGAAAACCTGTTAGAAATCTTGCTGAATCCCTTCATTCCCTACTAGGGATAAAGGCAAATCTAACTTCCAACTGGGTTAAATCAGTTTGCGATATAATAAAAACCCTTCCATCTGAAAAATCAGTTGAAATGCAGCCAACCAACTCTGATATtaatgaagatgatgaagatgacGACGACTGCAGTGCAATTTCAaagataaaag ATGAGCGAACTGTCTTGACTAACCACATAAACCAACTGAACATAAAGAGGAGGCAAATCCTAAACGAGTTCCTGGACTTGAAAG GGAACATCCGTGTATTTTGTAGAATAAGACCTTTCACATCTGGGGAGAATTGCGGTCATTTAAGACCAGTCGTCGCATCGGATTCAAATAAAGTTGTTCTAAAGCTTACGGACAGCAAGAGCAAGAGTTACAATTTTGACAAGGTTCTCCACCCAGGTTCATCCCAAG ATGAAGTTTTTACAGAAGTTGAACCCATCATCAAATCAGTCCTTGATGGCTACAATGCCTGCATTTTTGCATATGGGCAAACGGGAACAGGAAAAACTTTCACAATG GAAGGTGATGAAGACGCTCCAGGCATAGTGCCAAGGGCCATGGAGGCTCTATTTAAACAAGCAGTAGACAGTAACCATGCATTTCTCATCAGTTTCAGTATGCTCGAGATATACATGGGAAATCTTAAGGACTTGCTTGTCCCCAAACCAACAAAAGCAACAGATCCTATGCCACCTTG CCTTTCAATACAAACAGATCCAACGGGAGGAGTCGAAATCGACAACCTTGTGGCCATTAAAGTGAACGACTTCAACCAAGCTCTGAGGCTGTACAGATTGGGCTGCCGTTTCAGATCAACCGCCTCAACAAATTCCAACCTGACATCTAGCCGATCTCACTG CATGATACGGGTAGCAATAACTTGCTTCAATGCTCCTGAAAGGCGAAgggaaacaaataaaatatggtTAGTTGATCTCGGGGGAAGCGAGCGTGTACTGAAGACAAAGGCATGGGGCAAAAGACTCAATGAAGGAAAAGCCATTAATTTGTCACTCTCTGCCCTTGGGAATGTGATCAGTGCCCTCCAAAGGAAAAAGCATCACATACCTTACAG GAATAGCAAGCTGACACAAGTTCTCAAAGATTCTCTAG GTAATgattcaaaaacaataatgctGGTCCATGTCAGTCCCAAAGAAGAAGATTTGTGTGAGACCATATGTTCTTTAAATTTTGCAACAAGGGTGAAAGGTGTTCACCTAGGAAATGAGGGTACAATT GAAgcaaaagagaagaaggaagtTGCAATGGCAAACCTGCAGCAAAAGATGAAACATATTGAAGATGAGTGGCTGCTTGCTAGAAGTGACATTGAAatattaaacaagaaattagaAAATCTAACAGGGACAAGTGCATCATCTGAGGAGCAAATGGAGGCATACCATTCTTCTATAGAAGAACCACTTACAAAGAGCAGGATAGTAGATATTACAGCGAGTCCTTTATCAAAGTTACCAAGATTTATGAGGCCTACCATTTGCAGCCGAAGAAAATCTGGGACGAGGTATCAAACTTCTGAAGGAAGAGATGGCACAGTCCTTGCAAGAAGGAGAAGACCAACATTTCATCGAGCAGAGTCTGTGAGTTTCCCTGTAAAGGATCATTCAGAAAACAATTCAGACCACAGTTTTTCCAGATCTAGCTGTTTGGCAGGTTTGAACATGAAAGATAGTACTGATGATGCAACAGAATACAGCCAAGACACAACTGAAagtggttttaaatttaatggcCTCCATGAACAAGAAAGAGCACCAAGGAACTTGATTAGTCAAAAGGCAGGCATCAGTCACATTCAGAAAAATAGCAGTAGACAGATGAACAAAATCAACTGTGTCAAATTTTCTAAGATTGATAGCTGGCTACATCTACAGAAGAGTGAATCCACTCTAAGTGGTTGCACTCAAAGGAAAAAACGGGTTTTAGCTGTTCCTATTCCCGAGAAGAAACATAAGAGTACAGTAGAGAGCAAAGCAGACAATTTTTTTGACGAGAATGTGCATGACTATGCATATGCAAAGCAAGTTGTCAGCCATGATAAGATAAATGATCTCGCAACCACAGGGGCAGTTGGAAAGCCCATATCAGAAGCGGTCATGGAAAACCCActgaaaatgttaaaagatttatttaatgAGGACTCAAGATCAGATGTCACTTCTCTATTACAGACAACCGGGGGGGAAACAATGGTACAAAAACTACAGCTTTCTGTGGGCGATGTATTAGCAGGGGATAGTGAATACGACACTTTTTCTCCACAAGATGGGTGTTTTCCTAGTCTTGAAGAATGTGAGGATGGCAACAGCGTCAATGATATGTCAACTACAAAGGCACCAGAAGGCAAAATACAATGTTCAGACTATTTCCTGCTAAAGATAAGTGGGCGCAGTGAATGTTGTCCATCTGAATTATTTACTACTTCCGTTTGTTCAATAAGGGATTCTGGTGTCTCCTTTGCCATGTTAGAACTGGAATCAAGCTGTCAGCAAGCACCCACTGAATCAAATATGGAAGACAGTGAAAGGCAAGGCTTTTACTCCTTTCAGTCGTTGGCAAAAGAGACAAGACATGGCCTCCTTCAGTTGAACTCAGCTTTATTTATGAACAGTGAAAATCATGAGAACTTAGCTGTGACATTTGGTAAACCAGAAGGAAAATTACAGAACACAG GAATATGCCATCTTGTTAAACAGAAAATTGAGATTTTATGCTCCAGTGCTCTTCTAGGATTGGGGCTTTATGACCTGGGATTCGACCACGATTTCTTCTACGGTTTAATGCTATGA